The following are encoded together in the Humulus lupulus chromosome 5, drHumLupu1.1, whole genome shotgun sequence genome:
- the LOC133834449 gene encoding protein yippee-like At4g27745 isoform X2, with protein sequence MEDLVGPRLYSCCNCRNHVSLHDDIISKAFQGRNGRAFLFSHAMNISVGPKEDRHLMTGLHTVADIYCGDCREVLGWKYERAYEASQKYKEGKFIFEKAKIVKENW encoded by the exons ATGGAGGATTTGGTAGGGCCTAGATTATACAGCTGTTGTAATTGCAGGAACCATGTTTCTCTTCATGATGATATAATTTCTAAAGCTTTTCAG GGAAGAAATGGCAGAGCTTTCCTCTTTTCGCACGCGATGAACATCTCTGTAGGGCCGAAAGAAGACCGCCATCTAATGACCGGTCTCCACACCGTTGCTGATATCTACTGCGGCGATTGCCGTGAGGTGTTGGGGTGGAAGTATGAAAGAGCTTATGAGGCATCACAGAAGTATAAAGAGGGGAAGTTCATATTTGAAAAAGCCAAAATTGTGAAGGAGAATTGGTAA
- the LOC133834449 gene encoding protein yippee-like At4g27745 isoform X1: MEDLVGPRLYSCCNCRNHVSLHDDIISKAFQGRNGRAFLFSHAMNISVGPKEDRHLMTGLHTVADIYCGDCREVLGWKYERAYEASQKYKEGKFIFEKAKIVKENCVESNVVN; the protein is encoded by the exons ATGGAGGATTTGGTAGGGCCTAGATTATACAGCTGTTGTAATTGCAGGAACCATGTTTCTCTTCATGATGATATAATTTCTAAAGCTTTTCAG GGAAGAAATGGCAGAGCTTTCCTCTTTTCGCACGCGATGAACATCTCTGTAGGGCCGAAAGAAGACCGCCATCTAATGACCGGTCTCCACACCGTTGCTGATATCTACTGCGGCGATTGCCGTGAGGTGTTGGGGTGGAAGTATGAAAGAGCTTATGAGGCATCACAGAAGTATAAAGAGGGGAAGTTCATATTTGAAAAAGCCAAAATTGTGAAGGAGAATTG TGTGGAAAGTAATGTGGTTAATTAG